A part of Aegilops tauschii subsp. strangulata cultivar AL8/78 chromosome 2, Aet v6.0, whole genome shotgun sequence genomic DNA contains:
- the LOC109754639 gene encoding probable receptor-like serine/threonine-protein kinase At5g57670, with translation MNYLRSRSLKRLLSIGRRSNPDEDCVVEAEPPPPPPPVAVVSPSKPAWRCFSYEEVDQATNGFHPDNVVGRGGYGEVYCGILADGRAVAVKRLAAAAADEKKEKDFLTELGTVGHVRHPNVSSLLGCCVDRGLHLVFDFSTRGSVSANLHDEKRPVMTWSQRHGVAVGTARGLRYLHKGCARRIIHRDIKASNILLDADYQPQISDFGLARWLPSEWTHHAIAPIEGTFGCLAPEYFTHGIVDEKTDVFAFGVFLLELISGRKPVDGSHMSLLAWAKPYLKDGVVQGLVDPRLGDGGYDAGQLRRLMFVASLCARSAAAWRPTMTEVLELLESSAEISQERWQMPEEAVEDEFWDFDDLTDFEDDDDDDDYDGESDSPSIPSSACSIRAND, from the exons ATGAACTACCTCAGGAGCCGGAGCCTGAAGCGGCTCCTGTCCATCGGCCGCCGGAGCAACCCCGACGAGGACTGCGTCGTCGAGGCcgagcccccgccgccgccgccgccggtggcGGTGGTCTCGCCGAGCAAGCCCGCGTGGAGGTGCTTCTCCTACGAGGAGGTTGACCAGGCCACCAACGGCTTCCACCCAG ACAACGTGGTGGGGCGTGGCGGGTACGGCGAGGTGTACTGCGGCATCCTGGCAGACGGGCGCGCCGTGGCGGTGAagcggctggcggcggcggcggcggacgagaagaaggagaaggactTCCTGACGGAGCTGGGCACGGTGGGCCACGTGCGCCACCCCAACGTCTCCTCCCTCCTCGGCTGCTGCGTCGACCGCGGCCTCCACCTCGTCTTCGACTTCTCCACCCGCGGCTCCGTCTCCGCAAACCTCCACG ACGAGAAGCGGCCGGTGATGACGTGGAGCCAGCGGCACGGCGTGGCGGTGGGCACGGCGCGGGGGCTCCGCTACCTCCACAAGGGCTGCGCGCGCCGGATCATCCACCGGGACATCAAGGCCTCCAACATCCTCCTCGACGCCGACTACCAGCCCCAG ATATCCGACTTCGGGCTCGCCCGGTGGCTGCCGTCGGAGTGGACGCACCACGCCATCGCGCCCATCGAGGGCACCTTCGG GTGCCTGGCGCCGGAGTACTTCACGCACGGCATCGTGGACGAGAAGACGGACGTGTTCGCCTTCGGCGTCTTCCTCCTCGAGCTCATCTCCGGCCGGAAGCCCGTCGACGGCTCCCACATGAGCCTCCTCGCCTGG gcCAAGCCTTACCTGAAGGACGGCGTGGTGCAAGGGCTGGTGGACCCGCGGCTCGGCGACGGCGGCTACGACGCCGGCCAGCTCCGGCGGCTCATGTTCGTCGCCTCGCTCTGCGCCAGGTCCGCCGCCGCGTGGCGGCCCACCATGACAGAG GTGCTGGAGCTGCTGGAGTCGTCGGCCGAGATATCGCAGGAGCGGTGGCAGATGCCGGAGGAGGCCGTGGAGGACGAGTTCTGGGACTTCGACGACCTCACCGACttcgaggacgacgacgacgatgatgacTACGACGGCGAATCGGATTCCCCCTCGATACCCTCGTCGGCCTGCAGCATCCGCGCCAATGATTGA